One Ostrea edulis chromosome 2, xbOstEdul1.1, whole genome shotgun sequence genomic region harbors:
- the LOC125678894 gene encoding ctenidin-1-like yields the protein MRILIAIAALTVFSCVTADSYGGGYGGGYGGGGYGGGGGYGGGGYGGVYSAMGGYSGGGYGGYSGYGGGGGGNGGSGYGKGRRGGGALYIPYYYSNPVPYPVPVGGGGGGAGVPTPLPSLPNPVPLNLGTGIRQQTQQNQNGWIAALLGGLLLYWLYQRNNTSTTTTG from the exons ATGCGGATCCTAATAGCGATCGCTGCCTTGACAGTATTTTCCTGTGTGACTGCTGACAGCTACGGTGGTGGATATGGCGGAGGTTATGGCGGCGGGGGTTACGGCGGCGGCGGGGGTTACGGCGGCGGGGGTTACGGCG GCGTGTATTCCGCCATGGGTGGATATTCCGGCGGGGGATACGGAGGTTATAGTGGATATGGCGGTGGTGGTGGAGGAAATGGCGGAAGTGGATACGGTAAAGGACGCAGAGGAGGGGGTGCCTTATACATACCTTATTACTACTCCAACCCTGTTCCTTACCCTGTCCCTgtaggtggtggtggtggaggGGCAGGCGTTCCGACTCCCCTGCCATCCTTACCGAACCCCGTCCCCCTAAACTTGGGAACTGGAATTCGTCAGCAAACGCAGCAAAACCAGAACGGGTGGATTGCCGCGTTGT TGGGAGGTCTTCTATTATACTGGCTTTACCAACGGAACAACACCAGCACCACCACCACTGGATAA
- the LOC125678892 gene encoding acanthoscurrin-2-like, which translates to MKAILTTLLVSVCVGASLAGGYGGGGGGGYYGYGGGYGGYGGYGGGYGGGYSGYGGGGGGGGGKGYGKGKGGGYSTIIYYPVAQDYYVPVPMGGGGFGYGGGYGGGLGGFGGGYGGGIGGGYGGGLGGFGGGLGGLGGGLPNGGLGLALGSVNNQNNMGLFGGMGGQSALGGALGLALTASNPLLGGLVTAGSGFPGLGLLGAIG; encoded by the exons ATGAAGGCCATCTTGACGACTCTGTTGGTTTCGGTGTGTGTTGGGGCTAGTTTGGCCGGTGGATACGGCGGCGGCGGCGGCGGTGGATATTACGGATATGGAGGTGGATACGGCGGTTATGGTGGATACGGAGGAGGATATGGCGGAGGGTACAGCGGATACGGCGGTGGCGGCGGCGGTGGTGGTGGAAAGGGCTACGGAAAAG GCAAAGGGGGAGGATATTCTACCATTATCTATTACCCGGTGGCCCAGGATTATTATGTTCCTGTGCCCATGGGCGGAGGCGGATTTGGATATGGAGGCGGCTACGGAGGCGGACTCGGCGGATTTGGAGGCGGCTACGGAGGCGGAATTGGAGGCGGCTACGGAGGCGGACTCGGCGGATTTGGAGGTGGACTCGGAGGTCTAGGTGGAGGACTGCCTAACGGTGGACTAGGACTGGCCTTGGGATCCGTTAATAACCAAAATAATATGGGATTATTTGGTGGTATGGGTGGCCAAAGCGCTTTAGGAGGAG CTCTTGGTCTGGCTCTCACTGCGTCTAACCCTCTACTCGGAGGACTAGTCACAGCTGGTTCAGGATTCCCCGGCCTCGGACTTTTGGGAGCCATCGGCTGA